One genomic window of Fusarium keratoplasticum isolate Fu6.1 chromosome 3, whole genome shotgun sequence includes the following:
- a CDS encoding MFS domain-containing protein, which translates to MANHLSRTESETDRRTGHRYRFWLSYPEELGPEQDYTTREIERQITKIVNDGGFKFRVFFVAASGFLASSYSLFAVDFLSIALFYVYPPNDRLGRDPSLVIDELTLVGTILGMLVMGHLADRSGRKKWYGAELAILIVATMGMVQSSEGLMAENGNGPDRSMSIYSWVSWWRFLLGFGIGAEYPLSSIITAEWASTQSRGIMLSAVFSMQSFGRLLSLGVSLGALRTTLRNWDLEDEAGHKLVADQVWRWTVGVALIPAAIAIVLRLTIPETPRFYAAIMKDSRKGVLTAMRLYPRNGTGQEAQELNAAPTQEQDDRDKPWHAWYSTAWEYLTGPKQGWRPLFIISLLWAIMDVPWYGLTMDLSSALATLYHRPGPKECAGIAFHTFGDFPESSRQGNGTCETQRWNKDYWNLHNTIDGMIEQNALRSILTVSIASILGSLGSILIIDFFRRKVILIVTFFVISILLAITGATLLTDKEGEGHIAAIICYAILQFVFNIGPNTLIFVLAAEIFPTTYRGTFNGIAAASGKMGAILIRGIISAWKSRERALGIRLLALIPLMLLSAWISWYIPDVQYLPKSQASTEEEVVERPPTNGQLPGSTRPADRPLSDTASETSSSDASVTPRPTPPVGKPGLFSRLQNIPLENIAPSPTQIDRRKRSTEGSSTR; encoded by the exons ATGGCTAACCACCTTTCCCGGACCGAGAGTGAGACTGATCGACGGACTGGACATCGATATCGATTCTGGTTGAGCTATCCCGAGGAACTGGGACCGGAGCAGGACTAT ACCACCCGAGAGATCGAGAGACAGATCACCAAGATCGTCAACGATGGTGGCTTCAAGTTTAGGGTCTTCTTTGTCGCCGCCTCTGGCTTTCTGGCATCTTCCTACAGTCTCTTTGCCGTTGACTTTCTCTCAATTGCTTTGTTTTACGTCTACCCGCCCAATGATAGGCTGGGAAGAGATCCCAGCCTGGTGATCGACGAGCTCACCCTCGTCGGCACCATTCTGGGTATGCTGGTGATGGGTCACCTCGCGGACCGCTCTGGACGAAAGAAGTGGTACGGAGCAGAGCTCGCTATTCTGATTGTTGCTACCATGGGCATGGTGCAGTCATCCGAGGGCCTGATGGCGGAGAATGGCAATGGACCTGACAGATCGATGAGTATCTACTCCTGGGTATCCTGGTGGCGGTTCCTGCTCGGGTTTGGCATCGGTGCTGAA TATCCTCTATCGAGTATCATCACTGCCGAGTGGGCATCGACTCAGTCCCGAGGCATCATGCTGTCGGCAGTATTCTCCATGCAGTCTTTTGGACGTCTCCTGTCATTAGGAGTCAGTCTGGGCGCACTTCGTACTACGCTTCGGAACTGggatctcgaggatgaggcagGCCACAAGTTAGTTGCCGACCAAGTCTGGCGATGGACTGTTGGCGTCGCCCTCATCCctgccgccatcgccatcgtaCTTCGTCTCACGATTCCCGAGACCCCACGATTCTACGCGGCCATTATGAAGGACTCGAGAAAGGGTGTGCTGACTGCCATGAGGCTCTACCCCCGCAACGGAACCGGTCAAGAGGCACAGGAACTCAATGCCGCTCCGACACAAGAGCAAGACGACCGCGACAAGCCCTGGCACGCGTGGTACTCTACCGCCTGGGAATACTTGACAGGACCCAAGCAAGGCTGGAGACCTCTTTTTATCATTTCTCTACTCTGGGCTATCATGGACGTTCCCTGGTACGGGTTGACCATGGACTTGAGCAGTGCCTTGGCCACACTGTATCACCGCCCAGGCCCTAAAGAATGTGCCGGGATTGCGTTTCATACATTTGGAGACTTCCCCGAGTCGAGTCGACAAGGCAACGGTACTTGCGAAACGCAGAGGTGGAATAAGGATTACTGGAACCTCCACAACACCATTGATGGGATGATCGAGCAGAATGCCCTGAGGTCCATCCTGACCGTGTCTATTGCCTCTATCCTTGGAAGTCTTGGGTCtatcctcatcatcgactTCTTCCGCAGAAAGGTgatcctcatcgtcacctTCTTTGTGATCAGCATCCTTCTCGCAATCACCGGCGCGACGCTTCTCACTGACaaggaaggagaagggcatATTGCGGCCATTATCTGCTATGCGATTCTTCAATTCGTCTTCAACATCGGTCCAAACACGCTCATCTTTGTCCTCGCCGCAGAGATATTCCCAACAACCTACCGAGGAACCTTCAACGGCATCGCAGCAGCATCTGGCAAGATGGGGGCCATCTTGATCCGTGGCATCATCTCTGCCTGGAAGAGCCGGGAGAGGGCACTTGGAATCAGACTGCTTGCCTTGATACCCTTGATGCTTCTGTCAGCGTGGATTTCTTGGTACATCCCAGACGTGCAGTACTTGCCCAAGTCCCAGGCATcgaccgaggaggaagtAGTTGAGCGACCTCCAACTAATGGCCAGCTTCCCGGCTCTACCAGACCTGCCGATCGGCCTCTATCAGATACCGCCTCAGAGACGTCTTCTTCAGATGCCTCTGTTACTCCACGACCAACCCCACCTGTTGGCAAACCAGGTCTCTTTAGCAGGTTGCAGAACATTCCCCTTGAGAACATTGCGCCAAGCCCGACCCAGATTGACAGGAGAAAGAGGAGTACTGAAGGATCATCAACACGCTAA